The Erigeron canadensis isolate Cc75 chromosome 4, C_canadensis_v1, whole genome shotgun sequence genome window below encodes:
- the LOC122598524 gene encoding transmembrane emp24 domain-containing protein p24delta9-like has protein sequence MKFTVLMMIVIIIGVLSTSSESIRFELESGHTKCIAEDIKSNSMTVGHYSIVNPDEGHPLPESHKITLKVTSAYGNSYHSSENVQSGQFAFQAVEAGDYMACFNAIDHQPSLKIPIEFDWRSGVAAKDWSNVAKKGSVDSMEYELKKLADTITSIHEEMFYLREREREMQELNKVTNSRMAWLSFLSLFVCLSVAGMQLWHLKSFFEKKKLI, from the exons ATGAAGTTTacagttttgatgatgattgtaataataatagggGTTTTATCAACATCAAGTGAATCTATACGTTTTGAGCTTGAATCAGGACATACTAAATGCATAGCAGAAGATATCAAAAGCAATTCAATGACTGTTGGTCATTATTCCATTGTTAATCCTGATGAAGGACACCCTTTGCCTGAATCTCATAAAATCACCCTCAAG GTGACCTCGGCATACGGAAACAGCTATCACTCTTCTGAAAATGTACAGTCAGGGCAATTTGCTTTTCAGGCTGTTGAGGCTGGAGATTATATGGCTTGCTTTAACGCTATCGATCACCAACCATCGCTAAAGATACCAATTGAGTTCGATTGGAGGTCTGGTGTGGCTGCTAAGGATTGGTCCAATGTTGCCAAGAAAGGTTCAGTAGAT TCAATGGAATATGAGCTGAAGAAACTGGCGGATACCATCACTTCCATCCATGAGGAGATGTTTTATCTGAGAGAAAG GGAACGGGAGATGCAAGAGCTTAACAAAGTCACAAACTCTAGAATGGCATGGTTGAGTTTTCTTTCGCTCTTTGTATGCTTGTCTGTGGCCGGTATGCAGCTTTGGCACTTGAAATCCttctttgaaaagaagaagCTCATTTGA
- the LOC122597408 gene encoding G-type lectin S-receptor-like serine/threonine-protein kinase At5g35370: protein MAAAVITTVLLLITYFTATKSTVIFTGSVSPNFTASHFTFIDQTGNFLRSINQTYTAAILSQEPTSSSFYVVVYHTDSRVIVWTANRNNPISDSGQLRLTQTGITIYDDSGTPVWSTPPVESKVDSLHLFDSGNLVLLDSLNQSVWQSFDYPTDTVVSGQRFLLGKTLVSMKSPADFSAGDYKFTLTSYDGMFQWRNSTYYRLLMDPKSIKNSNQPISYLMVNGSGFYLSGDSGVVVQVLLSSSDKDAGYRILKITNDGYLTVTRFINKNWVTDFTTPADTCRAPNRCGKLGLCSADGCSCPPGFHNDPKTNTGCSFLESSLLFPTPCDGNRSVLRENSSETYSYVKLGNGMKYFEIDYMNPFASGVSLSSCEDLCSAKCSCLGLFHESSSGLCYLIFNNLGSIISSSSNDSDDKLGFIKAISSSPASRFQDENSSSDFPLVGLVLLPASGVLLIAIFAIWMHRRKRSTKMRSNSKKLVDSSYTDDLEMFSIAGLPIRFDHEDLVQATANFSTQIGSGGFGTVYKGVLRDKTVVAVKKITALGAAGQKEFGTEIAIIGNIHHVNLVKLKGFCAHGRDRFLVYEYMSRGSLDRTIFGSGPPLEWQERYEIAVGTARGLAYLHNGCEHKIIHCDVKPENILLSDSMQVKISDFGLSKLLSPEQSGLFTTMRGTRGYLAPEWLTNAAISDKTDVYSYGMVLLELIQGRKNCVQARTHSSGNPTTSTEGKSSGSSGTRTHYRARAFYFPLHALEMHEEGRYLDLVDPRLTGRVSREEAEKLVKVALCCLHEDPSLRPTMANVVAILEGTLPVSEPRLELLNFLRFYGRRLTEPSMAETGVEVEVPSGFMVPTMDSSSPSVSPSTCSYMSAQQVSGPR from the coding sequence ATGGCCGCCGCCGTCATAACCACCGTTCTCCTCCTTATAACTTATTTCACAGCCACCAAGTCCACCGTGATCTTCACCGGCTCGGTCTCACCTAATTTCACAGCCTCTCATTTCACGTTTATTGATCAAACAGGCAATTTTTTACGTTCTATCAATCAAACTTACACGGCGGCAATACTTAGCCAAGAACCGACTTCCTCCTCGTTTTATGTCGTGGTTTATCATACCGACTCACGTGTCATCGTGTGGACGGCAAACCGGAACAACCCCATTTCAGATTCGGGTCAACTTCGACTCACTCAAACAGGAATCACCATATATGATGATTCGGGGACACCTGTATGGTCTACGCCCCCGGTGGAGTCAAAAGTGGATTCTTTGCATTTGTTTGACTCTGGGAATTTGGTTTTGCTAGACAGCTTAAATCAATCTGTCTGGCAGTCTTTTGATTACCCAACAGATACTGTTGTGTCAGGACAACGGTTTCTGTTGGGTAAAACATTAGTTTCAATGAAATCTCCGGCGGATTTTTCTGCTGGAGATTATAAGTTCACTTTGACATCCTATGATGGGATGTTTCAGTGGCGAAACTCAACTTACTATAGATTGTTGATGGACCCAAAATCTATTAAAAACTCGAACCAACCCATATCATATCTCATGGTAAATGGGTCGGGCTTTTATTTATCTGGTGACTCAGGGGTAGTGGTACAAGTATTACTATCATCATCGGATAAAGATGCCGGTTACCGGATTTTAAAGATCACAAACGACGGTTATTTAACCGTCACAAGATTCATAAACAAAAACTGGGTGACGGATTTCACTACGCCAGCAGACACTTGCCGGGCTCCCAACAGATGTGGGAAGCTCGGCCTTTGTTCTGCTGACGGGTGTTCATGCCCGCCAGGGTTTCATAACGACCCAAAAACAAACACAGGGTGTTCCTTTTTGGAAAGTTCTTTATTGTTCCCAACACCTTGTGATGGGAACAGAAGTGTCCTACGAGAAAACTCGTCGGAGACTTATAGCTATGTAAAACTCGGAAATGGGATGAAGTATTTTGAGATTGATTATATGAATCCATTTGCAAGTGGGGTGAGTCTATCATCATGTGAAGATCTTTGTAGTGCAAAATGTTCTTGTTTGGGCTTATTTCATGAGAGTTCATCAGGACTatgttatttgatttttaataatttggGTTCAATTATTTCAAGCTCAAGTAATGACTCTGATGATAAATTGGGGTTTATCAAAGCAATATCTTCCTCACCTGCATCTCGATTTCAAGATGAAAATTCGAGTTCTGATTTCCCTCTGGTTGGTTTAGTGTTACTTCCTGCATCCGGGGTTCTATTAATTGCGATTTTCGCAATTTGGATGCATCGAAGAAAAAGAAGTACGAAAATGAGATCAAATTCTAAGAAATTGGTTGATAGTTCATATACAGATGATCTTGAAATGTTCTCGATAGCCGGTTTACCCATAAGGTTTGATCACGAGGATCTTGTTCAGGCAACCGCGAATTTTAGTACACAAATCGGGTCAGGTGGGTTTGGGACAGTTTACAAAGGGGTTCTTCGTGATAAGACGGTGGTCGCGGTGAAGAAGATTACTGCTTTAGGTGCTGCAGGGCAGAAGGAATTCGGTACTGAAATCGCGATTATTGGAAACATTCATCATGTGAATCTAGTTAAGCTCAAAGGATTTTGTGCACATGGAAGGGATAGGTTCTTGGTTTATGAGTACATGAGCCGCGGGTCGTTGGATAGAACCATCTTTGGATCTGGACCGCCTTTGGAATGGCAAGAGCGGTATGAGATTGCGGTTGGGACTGCTCGTGGTCTTGCGTACTTGCACAACGGGTGCGAGCACAAGATTATACATTGTGATGTTAAGCCGGAAAATATTCTTTTAAGTGATAGTATGCAAGTAAAGATTTCCGATTTTGGGTTGTCAAAATTACTTAGCCCGGAGCAATCGGGCTTGTTTACAACGATGAGAGGGACCCGTGGGTACCTAGCACCCGAATGGCTTACCAACGCGGCCATATCAGATAAAACAGATGTTTACAGCTATGGTATGGTTTTATTGGAGTTGATTCAAGGAAGAAAGAATTGTGTTCAAGCTCGAACACATAGTTCAGGGAACCCAACTACTAGCACAGAGGGTAAGTCCTCGGGTTCCTCAGGAACCCGGACCCATTATCGTGCTAGAGCTTTTTATTTCCCATTACACGCATTGGAAATGCACGAAGAGGGTAGGTACTTAGACCTTGTTGACCCAAGGTTAACTGGTCGTGTGTCAAGAGAAGAGGCCGAGAAGCTAGTTAAGGTCGCTCTATGTTGCTTGCACGAAGACCCTTCGTTACGACCCACAATGGCTAATGTGGTTGCAATACTAGAAGGAACGTTGCCAGTTAGTGAACCGCGGTTGGAGTTGTTAAACTTTTTGCGGTTCTATGGAAGGAGGCTCACCGAGCCATCAATGGCTGAAACCGGTGTCGAAGTAGAGGTACCGAGTGGGTTTATGGTTCCAACCATGGATAGTAGTAGTCCAAGTGTGTCCCCGAGCACTTGTTCGTATATGTCAGCACAACAAGTTTCGGGTCCTAGATAA